One Lepus europaeus isolate LE1 chromosome 7, mLepTim1.pri, whole genome shotgun sequence DNA segment encodes these proteins:
- the LOC133764276 gene encoding olfactory receptor 5I1: MAFTGENYTLVTEFILLGFPTRPELQIVLFLVFLLLYGMILMGNIGLILLIRVDPHLQTPMYFFLSNLSLVDLCYSSVIVPKMLVNFLSENKTISYYGCALQFYFFCTFADTESFILAAMAYDRYVAICNPLLYTVVMSRSICIWLIVLSYIGGNMSSLVHTSFAFILKYCDKNVINHFFCDLPPLLKLSCTDTSLNELLLSTYGSSVEVICFIIITVSYFFILLSVLKIRSTSGRKKTFSTCASHLTSVAIYQGTLLFIYSRPSYLYSPNNDKIVSVFYTIIIPVLNPMIYSLRNKDVKDAAKRALKSKVDSS, translated from the coding sequence ATGGCGTTTACAGGCGAGAACTACACCTTGGTGACTGAATTTATCCTATTAGGTTTTCCAACTCGTCCTGAACTGCAGATTGTCCTATTCCttgtatttctgttattatatgGTATGATATTAATGGGCAATATTGGATTGATACTGTTAATAAGAGTGGATCCTCACCTTCAAACTCCCATGTACTTTTTCCTTAGCAATCTCTCACTTGTAGACCTTTGCTATTCTTCAGTCATTGTTCCCAAAATGCTAGTCAACTTCCTTTCAGAGAACAAAACTATTTCCTATTATGGGTGTGccctccagttttattttttctgtacttTTGCAGATACAGAGTCCTTCATCTTAGCTGCTATGGCAtatgaccgctatgtggccatctgtaaCCCTTTACTGTATACAGTTGTGATGTCTCGGAGCATCTGTATATGGCTGATTGTCTTGTCATATATCGGAGGCAACATGAGTTCCCTGGTCCACACGTCCTTTGCCtttattctgaaatattgtgacaAAAATGTTATTAATCACTTTTTCTGTGACCTCCCTCCACTGCTTAAGCTGTCTTGTACAGATACATCACTAAATGAATTGCTCCTCTCCACCTATGGCAGTTCAGTGGAAGTCATCTGTTTCATCATCATCACTGTCTCCTACTTTTTCATTCTTCTCTCAGTCTTAAAGATCCGATCCACCAGTGGGAGGAAGAAAACCTTCTCTACATGTGCCTCTCACCTCACGTCCGTGGCCATCTATCAGGGTACTCTCCTCTTTATCTACTCACGACCCAGCTACCTGTATTCTCCCAACAATGATAAAATTGTCTCAGTGTTCTACACCATTATCATCCCGGTACTGAATCCGATGATTTACAGTTTGAGAAATAAAGATGTAAAAGATGCAGCTAAAAGGGCTCTAAAATCTAAAGTAGATTCTTCATGA